A part of Cannabis sativa cultivar Pink pepper isolate KNU-18-1 chromosome 6, ASM2916894v1, whole genome shotgun sequence genomic DNA contains:
- the LOC115695159 gene encoding uncharacterized protein LOC115695159 — protein MICGILWGCEVGNCGNGFVELRLRLGFSVFLADFSRKTFNNYYLRHNIVGCNQLKFVKFFITIKLFAFRQSPQTGHQLIRAVMVSEQVVVFLLFFILEQSQIRQWKITTAYEDDDDYDSWCRCNSTVISWILRAISDEIADSIVYHDNAAEIWAELHEQFNERNAPQIFEAKKMMQSLVQGSNTFTTYYTRLKSLWDQIRELRPPPVCFCGAVKVIQEYKEEDRLLEFLVGLNDSYSLVRSQILMRDPLPSVNKAYAVVIQEERQRNLTNNYSNATDQDKGSNGQVTGSVNNGQFAGAVQPFRSKYNCTHCGMNGHSIERCYKLNRYPPGHKYHGKFPNRDGKGNPGKPAGVNFSGADEGKAEEPTMERDLISSLSSVQCQKLMAILAQKATENNTQNVSEDQPDVSHFSSMKIYTPSSYWIIDTGATHHV, from the exons ACATTCAACAATTATTATCTGAGGCACAACATCGTTGGTTGCAACCAGCTGAAATTTGTGAAATTCTTCATAACCATCAAACTTTTCGCATTTCGCCAGAGCCCCCAAACAGGCCACCAA CTCATTCGAGCtgttatggtatcagagcaggttGTTGTGTTCCTGCTATTCTTCATCTTG GAACAAAGTCAAATTCGTCAATGGAAGATTACCACAGCTTATGAAGATGACGATGACTACGATAGCTGGTGTCGATGTAATAGCACCGTGATTTCATGGATTTTGCGAGCTATTTCTGATGAAATTGCAGACAGTATTGTCTATCACGATAATGCAGCAGAGATCTGGGCTGAGCTGCATGAACAATTCAATGAAAGAAACGCACCTCAGATCTTTGAAGCAAAGAAGATGATGCAAAGTCTTGTTCAAGGATCTAATACTTTCACAACATATTACACTCGACTGAAATCTCTTTGGGATCAGATAAGAGAACTTCGCCCACCACCTGTTTGTTTCTGTGGCGCAGTGAAAGTGATACAAGAGTATAAAGAAGAGGACAGATTGCTTGAGTTTTTGGTTGGATTAAATGATTCCTACAGCCTTGTTAGGTCTCAGATCTTGATGCGTGATCCTCTTCCAAGTGTTAACAAGGCTTATGCTGTTGTTATACAAGAGGAAAGACAGAGAAATTTGACAAATAACTACAGCAATGCTACTGATCAGGACAAAGGTAGCAATGGACAGGTTACCGGTTCAGTAAATAATGGTCAGTTTGCTGGTGCTGTTCAACCATTCAGATCTAAGTACAATTGTACTCATTGTGGTATGAATGGACATTCAATTGAGAGATGCTACAAACTGAATAGATATCCTCCTGGACATAAATACCATGGAAAATTTCCTAATCGAGATGGTAAGGGAAATCCTGGAAAACCAGCAGGTGTTAACTTTTCTGGTGCTGATGAAGGCAAGGCTGAGGAGCCTACAATGGAAAGAGATCTCATCTCAAGCTTGTCAAGTGTTCAATGCCAGAAGCTGATGGCTATTCTTGCTCAAAAGGCCACTGAGAACAACACTCAAAATGTCTCTGAAGATCAGCCTGATGTGTCTCATTTTTCTAGTATGAAAATTTATACTCCTAGCTCTTATTGGATTATTGATACAGGTGCAACACATCATGTGTAA